The following coding sequences are from one Eptesicus fuscus isolate TK198812 chromosome 7, DD_ASM_mEF_20220401, whole genome shotgun sequence window:
- the LOC129149641 gene encoding olfactory receptor 6C70-like, which yields MENHTTQIEFILLGLTDNPQLQIVIFFFLFLNYMLSMIGNLTIIALCLLDSHLMTSMYFFLRNFSFLEISFTSACIPRFLITIVTRKKTISYNGCISQLFFYIFLGATEFFLLAAMSYDRYVAICKPLHYTSIMSSRVCHQLILSSWATGFLVSFLLLILILNLDFCASNIIDDFICDISPVLQLSCSDTHLVELITFFLAVMTLIVTLFLVILSYSYIIKTILKFPSAHQKKKAFSTCSSHMIVITITYGSCIFIYIRPSANERTTLSKGVAVLHTSVSPLLNPFIYTLRNQQVKQAFRDMFRKVLPALDK from the coding sequence ATGGAGAATCATACAACACAGATAGAGTTTATCCTTCTGGGACTGACAGATAATCCCCAGTTACagattgtaatttttttctttctatttctgaatTATATGTTGAGCATGATAGGAAACTTAACCATCATTGCCCTGTGTCTACTGGATTCCCATCTCATGACCTCAATGTATTTCTTCCTCCGAAATTTCTCTTTTCTGGAAATTTCATTCACAAGTGCTTGCATCCCCAGATTTCTAATCACCATTGTAACCAGAAAAAAGACCATTTCCTATAATGGTTGTATATCtcagttgtttttttatatattcttgggTGCTACTGAATTTTTCCTTTTGGCGGCTATGTCCTATGACCGCTATGTTGCCATCTGCAAACCTTTGCATTATACATCCATCATGAGCAGCAGAGTTTGTCATCAGCTTATACTCAGTTCTTGGGCAACTGGATTCCTGGTCAgtttccttttattgattttgattcTTAATTTGGATTTCTGTGCTTCAAATATAATTGATGatttcatttgtgacatttcTCCTGTCCTGCAACTTTCTTGCTCAGACACACACTTAGTGGAACTGATTACTTTTTTCTTAGCTGTGATGACCCTTATTGTCACATTGTTTCTAGTAATCCTTTCTTACTCTTACATCAtcaaaacaatcctaaaattccCTTCAGCTCACCAAAAGAAAAAAGCCTTTTCTACCTGCTCTTCTCACATGATTGTTATAACCATCACTTATGGTAGTTGTATATTCATCTACATAAGGCCATCAGCAAATGAAAGAACCACTTTAAGCAAAGGAGTAGCTGTGCTCCATACTTCAGTTTCTCCTCTGTTGAACCCATTCATTTATACTCTGAGGAACCAGCAAGTTAAACAAGCCTTCAGAGATATGTTCAGAAAGGTACTTCCTGCTTTAGACaagtaa